Proteins from a single region of Puntigrus tetrazona isolate hp1 chromosome 2, ASM1883169v1, whole genome shotgun sequence:
- the emilin2a gene encoding EMILIN-2, producing the protein MSCQPQFPGVPLSVLFIISFSLAHGYPSSLFQGSAYSGAVHRHRNKNWCAFIVQKNVSCAVQGSVESHVEPEASRCPEHQPDCEPQMIYRTQFRPTYKIAYKTVTELEWRCCPGYQGPDCRELKGSPNGQTTYPQSYPRPQHGQTRPAQRAERRETGQYDIRRTADKTRILEDEVQRLSQTVLDLQAAMTGMAENLRTDLQEDTSKMLITLLNDRTSPDSARTGGTEESVVHLDGHQAMRGHTHGEREMETLMARFNDMTDALKSKDEALEELRGTVTGHDSQIRMLMDSSSQGLPVTGAAASDIDILQTYIDGKFEKLKKELVVNMEEEMAKIKNACEEKIHSLPKTHEDGKDSSYVSLTDLVHNKEAELRKEIRELRLDLSMSDGGVRSNRQTTIRKDDSDYDDLKRELIRVAEAHRVLNARVDNELEHLSSLKIEDLLSSQLEDLEDRMNVTERNAETYCFYVDEKLTKEIQHEVAMLRQLLDHKLSAVQDQFTSMLIEMSNNSFPGMSGDSVDALQIQVNANKYLIKGLEDKFNAIGQICSTDCKTNLPTDSQKTESLDSLAKDVRLCRNDLDVLRSDFVNNIARLHALEDTVKMSPEKLFINAHIQDSRKRVNALTDNVNGLTGAITGLGDTVSKFSQDLHTLNSSCCQQINSPPLWVETGKPNHNQIKELKDQLDALNTRVTTELSVCKIDTAGVAEGVSAVDGRVTALEKICASLDGNRDNIYGLSGELESKVAQMNNTLGSHSGAITALQNSLLNFQSQIAGMAKQIQKDHASRDQGLPVRQERPLAPDTRAPTQPLRPYVPHIHIPLIIPHRTAPAPTVRPHARQPHVPHQPYFPQPPGSPRHPIHPAPPQQPAVHQPVVVTGQAGPPGYVRRVTVRRDQSAEDSKTPVKGFAGAPGYPPANPVSYNTKQSQPAAAYVPWNAAYQRPIATPVSQQNSLTDPFSFSAGLTRQMFSGDFGIIRFDRVLVNDGGHYNPQTGIFTVPADGRYLVTAVLTAPRGEHAEAVLSVSNRSVQKLDTAGYWSGHPRLTRDQCLCGGSASFSLILPLRQGDTVALVRTAGKLGISDSREILSTFSAIFLYSPQAKR; encoded by the exons ATGAGCTGCCAGCCACAGTTCCCTGGAGTGCCgttatcagttttatttatcataagCTTTTCTCTCGCTCATGGATATCCGTCGAGTCTGTTTCAGGGCAGCGCGTATTCAGGAGCCGTTCACAGACACAGAAATAA AAACTGGTGCGCTTTTATTGTCCAAAAGAACGTGAGCTGCGCCGTTCAAGGCAGCGTGGAAAGTCACGTTGAACCTGAAGCCTCGCGCTGTCCCGAGCATCAGCCTGACTGTGAGCCACAAATGAT ataccGTACTCAGTTTCGGCCGACTTACAAGATAGCATACAAGACTGTGACTGAGCTAGAATGGAGGTGCTGCCCAGGATACCAGGGCCCAGACTGCAGAGAACTGAAAGGCTCTCCAAATGGACAGACAACTTATCCACAATCTTACCCACGGCCACAGCATGGACAAACTCGACCTGCACAAA GGGCAGAACGAAGAGAAACTGGACAATATGATATCAGACGAACAGCTGACAAAACCCGCATATTGGAGGATGAAGTGCAACGCCTATCACAGACAGTTCTGGACCTTCAAGCAGCCATGACAGGCATGGCTGAAAACCTGAGGACAGACTTACAGGAAGACACCAGCAAGATGCTCATTACCCTCCTCAATGACAGGACTTCACCTGACAGTGCAAGGACAGGAGGCACAGAGGAGAGTGTGGTGCATTTGGATGGCCACCAAGCAATGAGAGGGCACACCCatggagaaagagaaatggaGACACTCATGGCCAGGTTTAACGATATGACAGATGCTCTTAAAAGCAAAGACGAAGCTCTTGAGGAACTACGGGGAACAGTGACAGGGCACGATAGCCAGATACGCATGCTTATGGATAGTTCCTCTCAAGGTCTACCAGTCACGGGTGCTGCTGCTTCAGATATAGACATCCTTCAGACTTACATTGATGGAAAATTTGAGAAGCTCAAGAAGGAACTTGTCGTAAACATGGAAGAAGAGATGGCCaagattaaaaatgcatgtgagGAAAAGATTCATTCTCTTCCGAAAACACATGAAGACGGAAAGGACAGCAGCTATGTGAGCCTTACTGATCTTGTGCACAACAAGGAAGCTGAGCTTAGAAAGGAGATCCGTGAGCTCCGGTTGGATTTGTCAATGTCGGATGGTGGGGTGCGCTCAAACCGACAAACCACCATCAGAAAAGATGATAGTGACTATGATGACTTGAAGAGGGAACTTATTCGAGTGGCAGAGGCCCATCGTGTCCTTAATGCCAGAGTGGACAATGAGCTAGAGCATTTGTCCTCACTGAAGATAGAAGATCTACTCAGTTCGCAATTAGAGGACCTGGAGGACAGAATGAATGTCACTGAGAGGAATGCTGAGACTTATTGCTTCTATGTGGATGAAAAACTTACCAAGGAAATTCAGCATGAAGTAGCTATGCTACGTCAACTCCTGGACCATAAACTCAGTGCTGTGCAGGATCAGTTCACATCCATGTTGATCGAAATGAGCAACAACTCCTTCCCAGGGATGTCTGGAGACTCTGTCGATGCACTTCAAATTCAAGTGAATGCTAACAAGTACCTTATAAAGGGGTTGGAGGACAAGTTTAATGCAATTGGACAGATATGCTCAACTGACTGCAAAACCAACCTACCCACTGATTCTCAAAAAACAGAAAGTCTGGATAGTCTTGCAAAGGATGTAAGACTTTGTAGAAATGATTTGGATGTCTTACGCTCCGATTTTGTGAACAACATAGCAAGGCTTCATGCATTAGAGgatactgtaaaaatgtcacctgaaaaactgtttattaatgCACATATACAGGACAGCCGCAAAAGAGTTAATGCTTTGACTGACAATGTTAATGGCTTGACAGGAGCTATAACGGGATTGGGAGACACAGTTAGCAAATTTAGCCAAGACCTTCACACATTGAACTCCTCCTGTTGCCAGCAGATAAACAGTCCCCCTCTTTGGGTAGAAACTGGTAAACCAAACCACAACCAGATCAAGGAGCTAAAAGACCAACTGGACGCACTGAACACTCGAGTGACCACAGAATTGAGTGTGTGTAAGATTGACACAGCTGGAGTAGCTGAGGGAGTTTCTGCGGTGGATGGCAGGGTGACTGCTCTGGAGAAGATCTGTGCAAGCCTCGATGGTAACAGGGATAATATCTATGGCCTTTCAGGGGAATTGGAGAGTAAGGTGGCACAGATGAACAACACTCTGGGTAGTCATTCAGGAGCAATCACGGCTCTTCAAAATTCCCTTCTGAATTTTCAGAGTCAGATAGCAGGAATGGCTAAGCAGATCCAGAAGGACCATGCAAGTAGAGACCAAG GACTGCCTGTTCGGCAAGAGAGACCCCTTGCCCCTGACACTCGAGCTCCAACACAACCCTTGAGACCTTACGTTCCTCACATCCACATACCTTTGATCATACCACACAGAACAGCGCCAGCCCCCACCGTCCGCCCTCACGCACGCCAGCCACACGTCCCACACCAGCCCTACTTCCCTCAGCCACCAGGCAGCCCTAGGCATCCCATCCACCCCGCACCGCCCCAGCAACCTGCCGTACACCAGCCAGTGGTGGTCACGGGGCAAGCCGGCCCACCTGGATATGTGCGCAGGGTCACGGTCAGACGGGATCAAAGCGCAGAGGACTCAAAAACACCTGTGAAAGGATTTGCAGGTGCTCCAG GTTATCCTCCTGCAAATCCGGTCTCATATAATACCAAACAGTCTCAGCCAGCAG CTGCCTATGTCCCATGGAACGCTGCGTATCAAAGGCCCATTGCAACTCCAG TGTCACAGCAGAACTCCTTGACAGAtccattttctttctctgctgGCCTCACACGGCAGATGTTCTCAGGGGACTTTGGGATCATTCGCTTTGATAGGGTGCTCGTCAATGATGGAGGACACTATAACCCACAAACAG GGATCTTCACTGTGCCTGCTGATGGCCGTTATTTGGTGACCGCCGTTCTAACAGCTCCGCGGGGTGAGCACGCAGAAGCCGTGCTCTCGGTGTCCAATCGCAGCGTGCAGAAGTTGGACACAGCGGGTTACTGGAGTGGCCACCCACGGCTGACCCGGGATCAGTGCCTGTGTGGGGGGTCTGCGTCCTTCAGCCTCATCCTCCCACTCCGGCAAGGTGACACTGTGGCCTTGGTGCGCACTGCTGGGAAACTGGGCATCTCTGATTCTAGAGAAATCCTCTCCACCTTCAGCGCTATATTCCTTTACTCGCCTCAAGCCAAGAGATAA
- the lpin2 gene encoding phosphatidate phosphatase LPIN2 isoform X2, protein MNYVGQLAGQVLVTMKELYKGINQATLSGCIDVVVVRQKDGTYQCSPFHVRFGKLGVLRSKEKVIDIEINGEPVDLHMKLGDNGEAFFVQETEEQNEIVPAHLATSPIPTESHLFWIGSDHRSSQNLDDDPLDPEDPPDPPVASTGAAKKKKKRRKKHKGDPRREELTPPAVISSTPSSDDIFEMDLSSDEDPASNTRSSSISTVREVEPKLPTVRHSLDNYPYSDGDWSPSDCHAMSEAFSPKSDSELVVRPSESLLKMESHMQWTWGEFPESTRVSKKEKMELPKTVTITPSENTHFRVILSSEAMQSDEREPASGTSGCTIVKPEPRTPVTPKTLDESELETMPSGVLTSTPSNSLPAAPAAASAAHMGGDLGDIGSKTDSPSKKKGVPKRSQHQGPEDIYLDDLNVLEPDVAARYFPKSDSDGGSKHWMDSGMRSGSQSPQSVGSAAADSGTECLSDSASDLPDVTLSLCGGLSENGEISKEKFLEHIISYHEFAENPAIIDNPNLVVKIGNRYYNWTLAAPLILSLQAFQKNLPKATEEAWVKERMPKKSGRWWFWRKRADSTIKQSESTGKLEIKQSQMEEGSSSLSMESHARKVDTRDSSSDEEGKEVSAAASSMERKVQSEPHSHTSTHAYRKSLRLSSDQIASLKLKEGPNDVTFSITTQYQGTCRCEGTIYLWNWDDKVIISDIDGTITKSDVFGQILPQFGKDWTHQGIAKLYHSVAENGYKFLYCSARAIGMADMTRGYLQWVNDGGIILPRGPLMLSPSSLFSAFHREVIEKKPEIFKIECLTDIKNLFLPNKHPFYAAFGNRTNDVFAYKEVGVPLCRIFTVNPKGELIQEQTKGNKSSYGRLSELVDHVFPLLSKEQSSAFSFPEFSTFCFWRQPIPEICAEDLLL, encoded by the exons ATGAATTACGTGGGGCAGTTGGCCGGTCAGGTGCTGGTTACCATGAAGGAGCTGTATAAGGGCATTAACCAGGCCACACTTTCAGGCTGCATTGATGTAGTTGTGGTCCGGCAGAAGGACGGCACCTACCAGTGCTCCCCTTTCCATGTGCGCTTTGGAAAACTGGGTGTGCTGCGCTCCAAAGAGAAAGTG ATTGACATAGAGATCAACGGGGAGCCTGTGGATCTCCATATGAAGCTGGGAGATAATGGAGAAGCCTTCTTTGTGCAGGAAACTGAGGAGCAGAAC gagATTGTACCAGCTCACCTGGCTACCTCCCCCATCCCTACTGAGAGTCACCTATTTTGGATTGGAAGTGATCACCGGTCAAGTCAGAACCTGGATGATGATCCACTGGACCCTGAGGACCCTCCTGATCCCCCTGTTGCCAGCACTGGGGCagccaagaagaagaagaaacggaGAAAGAAGCATAAAGGTGACCCACGTCGAGAGGAACTAACCCCTCCTGCAGTCATCAGCTCGACTCCCTCCTCAGATGATATATTTGAGATGGACCTTAGTTCTGATGAGGACCCTGCTTCTAACACCAG GTCATCTTCAATTAGTACAGTTAGAGAAGTTGAACCCAAGTTACCAACAGTTCGTCATTCTTTGGACAACTATCCTTATTCTGACGGAGACTGGTCTCCATCAGATTG TCATGCCATGTCAGAAGCCTTTTCTCCAAAGAGTGACTCAGAACTGGTCGTTCGGCCTTCAGAGAGTTTGCTCAAAATGGAGTCACACATGCAGTGGACATGGGGAGAGTTTCCAGAATCTACCAGG GTGTCTAAGAAGGAAAAGATGGAGCTGCCGAAGACCGTGACCATAACGCCTTCAGAGAACACTCATTTCAGAGTCATCCTGAGCTCAGAGGCCATGCAGAGCGATGAAAGAGAACCGGCCTCAGGGACTTCTGGCTGTACCATAGTCAAGCCTGAACCCCGCACCCCCGTGACCCCCAAAACTCTCGATGAGTCTGAGTTGGAGACAATGCCTAGTGGAGTGTTGACCTCCACTCCTTCAAACAGCCTTCCTGCTGCTCCAGCTGCTGCCTCTGCTGCTCATATGGGAGGGGACTTGGGAGATATTGGCTCCAAGACTGACTCACCCTCCAAAAAGAAAG GCGTCCCAAAAAGAAGTCAGCACCAGGGCCCAGAGGATATCTACCTGGATGACCTGAATGTGCTGGAGCCTGATGTTGCTGCTCGCTACTTTCCTAAGAG TGATTCAGACGGTGGCTCCAAGCATTGGATGGATTCTGGGATGCGCTCAGGCTCTCAGTCCCCGCAGTCTGTTGGCAGTGCTGCGGCCGACAGTGGCACTGAGTGCCTGTCTGACTCTGCCAGTGATCTCCCTGATGTCACTCTGTCTCTGTGTGGAGGACTCAGTGAAAACGGAGAGATTTCCAAAG AAAAATTTTTGGAGCATATCATCTCATATCATGAATTTGCAGAAAATCCAGCTATCATAGACAATCCGAATTTAGTTGTTAAAATAGGAAACAG gtATTACAATTGGACATTGGCTGCTCCTTTGATCCTAAGTTTGCAAGCATTTCAGAAGAATTTACCCAAG GCTACAGAGGAAGCATGGGTGAAAGAAAGAATGCCAAAAAAATCAGGCCGCTGGTGGTTCTGGAGAAAGAGAGCGGATAGCACTATTAAACAG TCAGAAAGCACTGGAAAGCTGGAGATAAAGCAGTCCCAAATGGAGGAAGGCAGCTCCTCTTTGTCAATGGAAAGTCATGCCCGCAA AGTGGACACCAGGGACTCGTCCAGCGATGAGGAGGGGAAGGAGGTGAGCGCCGCCGCATCATCAATGGAGCGCAAGGTCCAGTCTGAGCCCCACAGCCACACATCTACTCATGCCTACCGCAAGTCCCTGCGCCTCTCTTCCGACCAGATT GCTAGTCTTAAACTGAAGGAAGGACCGAACGACGTAACCTTCAGCATCACAACACAGTACCAGGGCACGTGCCGTTGTGAAGGCACCATCTACCTTTGGAACTGGGATGACAAAGTCATCATCTCAGACATCGATGGAACCATCACCAA ATCAGATGTGTTTGGGCAGATTTTGCCTCAGTTTGGGAAGGACTGGACGCATCAGGGCATTGCTAAACTCTACCACTCTGTGGCTGA aaatggATATAAATTCCTGTACTGCTCAGCAAGGGCAATTGGCATGGCAGACATGACACGAGGATATCTGCAATGGGTAAATGACGGAGGCATCATCCTGCCCCGTGGACCACTTATGCTTTCTCCTAGTAGCCTCTTCTCTGCATTTCACAg GGAGGTGATTGAGAAGAAGCCAGAAATCTTCAAAATCGAATGCCTTACTGACATTAAGAACCTTTTCCTGCCCAACAAACATCCATTTTATGCCGCATTTGGAAACCGAACAAAT GACGTCTTTGCCTACAAGGAGGTTGGAGTGCCACTCTGCAGAATCTTTACGGTTAACCCCAAAGGAGAGCTCATACAGGAGCAGACCAAGGGCAACAAGTCCTC gTACGGTAGATTGAGTGAGCTGGTGGATCACGTCTTTCCCTTGCTGAGTAAAGAACAAAGTTCAGCTTTCAGCTTCCCAGAGTTCAGTACATTCTGTTTCTGGCGTCAGCCTATCCCTGAGATCTGTGCAGAGGACCTGCTTTTATAG
- the lpin2 gene encoding phosphatidate phosphatase LPIN2 isoform X1 — protein MKRLHPRAEPETTGSCTEEENSEQDESSSLRASWSWADTMNYVGQLAGQVLVTMKELYKGINQATLSGCIDVVVVRQKDGTYQCSPFHVRFGKLGVLRSKEKVIDIEINGEPVDLHMKLGDNGEAFFVQETEEQNEIVPAHLATSPIPTESHLFWIGSDHRSSQNLDDDPLDPEDPPDPPVASTGAAKKKKKRRKKHKGDPRREELTPPAVISSTPSSDDIFEMDLSSDEDPASNTRSSSISTVREVEPKLPTVRHSLDNYPYSDGDWSPSDCHAMSEAFSPKSDSELVVRPSESLLKMESHMQWTWGEFPESTRVSKKEKMELPKTVTITPSENTHFRVILSSEAMQSDEREPASGTSGCTIVKPEPRTPVTPKTLDESELETMPSGVLTSTPSNSLPAAPAAASAAHMGGDLGDIGSKTDSPSKKKGVPKRSQHQGPEDIYLDDLNVLEPDVAARYFPKSDSDGGSKHWMDSGMRSGSQSPQSVGSAAADSGTECLSDSASDLPDVTLSLCGGLSENGEISKEKFLEHIISYHEFAENPAIIDNPNLVVKIGNRYYNWTLAAPLILSLQAFQKNLPKATEEAWVKERMPKKSGRWWFWRKRADSTIKQSESTGKLEIKQSQMEEGSSSLSMESHARKVDTRDSSSDEEGKEVSAAASSMERKVQSEPHSHTSTHAYRKSLRLSSDQIASLKLKEGPNDVTFSITTQYQGTCRCEGTIYLWNWDDKVIISDIDGTITKSDVFGQILPQFGKDWTHQGIAKLYHSVAENGYKFLYCSARAIGMADMTRGYLQWVNDGGIILPRGPLMLSPSSLFSAFHREVIEKKPEIFKIECLTDIKNLFLPNKHPFYAAFGNRTNDVFAYKEVGVPLCRIFTVNPKGELIQEQTKGNKSSYGRLSELVDHVFPLLSKEQSSAFSFPEFSTFCFWRQPIPEICAEDLLL, from the exons ATGAAAAGACTTCATCCTAGGGCAGAACCAGAAACCACTGGCAGCTGCACTGAGGAGGAAAACAGTGAACAAGATGAGTCCTCATCCCTTAGGGCATCGTGGTCCTGG GCGGACACCATGAATTACGTGGGGCAGTTGGCCGGTCAGGTGCTGGTTACCATGAAGGAGCTGTATAAGGGCATTAACCAGGCCACACTTTCAGGCTGCATTGATGTAGTTGTGGTCCGGCAGAAGGACGGCACCTACCAGTGCTCCCCTTTCCATGTGCGCTTTGGAAAACTGGGTGTGCTGCGCTCCAAAGAGAAAGTG ATTGACATAGAGATCAACGGGGAGCCTGTGGATCTCCATATGAAGCTGGGAGATAATGGAGAAGCCTTCTTTGTGCAGGAAACTGAGGAGCAGAAC gagATTGTACCAGCTCACCTGGCTACCTCCCCCATCCCTACTGAGAGTCACCTATTTTGGATTGGAAGTGATCACCGGTCAAGTCAGAACCTGGATGATGATCCACTGGACCCTGAGGACCCTCCTGATCCCCCTGTTGCCAGCACTGGGGCagccaagaagaagaagaaacggaGAAAGAAGCATAAAGGTGACCCACGTCGAGAGGAACTAACCCCTCCTGCAGTCATCAGCTCGACTCCCTCCTCAGATGATATATTTGAGATGGACCTTAGTTCTGATGAGGACCCTGCTTCTAACACCAG GTCATCTTCAATTAGTACAGTTAGAGAAGTTGAACCCAAGTTACCAACAGTTCGTCATTCTTTGGACAACTATCCTTATTCTGACGGAGACTGGTCTCCATCAGATTG TCATGCCATGTCAGAAGCCTTTTCTCCAAAGAGTGACTCAGAACTGGTCGTTCGGCCTTCAGAGAGTTTGCTCAAAATGGAGTCACACATGCAGTGGACATGGGGAGAGTTTCCAGAATCTACCAGG GTGTCTAAGAAGGAAAAGATGGAGCTGCCGAAGACCGTGACCATAACGCCTTCAGAGAACACTCATTTCAGAGTCATCCTGAGCTCAGAGGCCATGCAGAGCGATGAAAGAGAACCGGCCTCAGGGACTTCTGGCTGTACCATAGTCAAGCCTGAACCCCGCACCCCCGTGACCCCCAAAACTCTCGATGAGTCTGAGTTGGAGACAATGCCTAGTGGAGTGTTGACCTCCACTCCTTCAAACAGCCTTCCTGCTGCTCCAGCTGCTGCCTCTGCTGCTCATATGGGAGGGGACTTGGGAGATATTGGCTCCAAGACTGACTCACCCTCCAAAAAGAAAG GCGTCCCAAAAAGAAGTCAGCACCAGGGCCCAGAGGATATCTACCTGGATGACCTGAATGTGCTGGAGCCTGATGTTGCTGCTCGCTACTTTCCTAAGAG TGATTCAGACGGTGGCTCCAAGCATTGGATGGATTCTGGGATGCGCTCAGGCTCTCAGTCCCCGCAGTCTGTTGGCAGTGCTGCGGCCGACAGTGGCACTGAGTGCCTGTCTGACTCTGCCAGTGATCTCCCTGATGTCACTCTGTCTCTGTGTGGAGGACTCAGTGAAAACGGAGAGATTTCCAAAG AAAAATTTTTGGAGCATATCATCTCATATCATGAATTTGCAGAAAATCCAGCTATCATAGACAATCCGAATTTAGTTGTTAAAATAGGAAACAG gtATTACAATTGGACATTGGCTGCTCCTTTGATCCTAAGTTTGCAAGCATTTCAGAAGAATTTACCCAAG GCTACAGAGGAAGCATGGGTGAAAGAAAGAATGCCAAAAAAATCAGGCCGCTGGTGGTTCTGGAGAAAGAGAGCGGATAGCACTATTAAACAG TCAGAAAGCACTGGAAAGCTGGAGATAAAGCAGTCCCAAATGGAGGAAGGCAGCTCCTCTTTGTCAATGGAAAGTCATGCCCGCAA AGTGGACACCAGGGACTCGTCCAGCGATGAGGAGGGGAAGGAGGTGAGCGCCGCCGCATCATCAATGGAGCGCAAGGTCCAGTCTGAGCCCCACAGCCACACATCTACTCATGCCTACCGCAAGTCCCTGCGCCTCTCTTCCGACCAGATT GCTAGTCTTAAACTGAAGGAAGGACCGAACGACGTAACCTTCAGCATCACAACACAGTACCAGGGCACGTGCCGTTGTGAAGGCACCATCTACCTTTGGAACTGGGATGACAAAGTCATCATCTCAGACATCGATGGAACCATCACCAA ATCAGATGTGTTTGGGCAGATTTTGCCTCAGTTTGGGAAGGACTGGACGCATCAGGGCATTGCTAAACTCTACCACTCTGTGGCTGA aaatggATATAAATTCCTGTACTGCTCAGCAAGGGCAATTGGCATGGCAGACATGACACGAGGATATCTGCAATGGGTAAATGACGGAGGCATCATCCTGCCCCGTGGACCACTTATGCTTTCTCCTAGTAGCCTCTTCTCTGCATTTCACAg GGAGGTGATTGAGAAGAAGCCAGAAATCTTCAAAATCGAATGCCTTACTGACATTAAGAACCTTTTCCTGCCCAACAAACATCCATTTTATGCCGCATTTGGAAACCGAACAAAT GACGTCTTTGCCTACAAGGAGGTTGGAGTGCCACTCTGCAGAATCTTTACGGTTAACCCCAAAGGAGAGCTCATACAGGAGCAGACCAAGGGCAACAAGTCCTC gTACGGTAGATTGAGTGAGCTGGTGGATCACGTCTTTCCCTTGCTGAGTAAAGAACAAAGTTCAGCTTTCAGCTTCCCAGAGTTCAGTACATTCTGTTTCTGGCGTCAGCCTATCCCTGAGATCTGTGCAGAGGACCTGCTTTTATAG